From a single Sulfolobus sp. E5-1-F genomic region:
- a CDS encoding NUDIX hydrolase, with product MDRPLVAVGCLIVEENKVLLVKRKNPPNAGLWAIPGGKVEYGETLEDALKREMREETGLEIAVGNILSIVQVIDQGYHYVILDFECKPIGGKLNASSDALEVEYIPFNKLENIPTTRTTYEMLIKYLKGERPPYFIIQISR from the coding sequence ATGGATAGGCCGCTCGTAGCTGTAGGTTGTCTTATTGTTGAAGAAAATAAGGTTCTACTAGTTAAAAGAAAAAATCCGCCAAATGCTGGGTTATGGGCAATACCAGGTGGCAAGGTAGAGTATGGCGAAACGTTAGAGGATGCATTAAAGAGAGAAATGAGGGAGGAAACTGGACTCGAAATAGCTGTAGGTAATATTTTATCTATCGTACAAGTGATAGATCAAGGTTATCATTATGTTATTCTAGACTTTGAGTGCAAACCAATAGGTGGGAAACTTAATGCTTCTAGTGATGCGTTAGAAGTAGAATATATACCTTTTAATAAACTAGAGAATATACCAACTACAAGAACTACCTATGAGATGTTAATTAAGTACCTTAAAGGAGAAAGGCCACCGTACTTCATCATTCAAATCTCCAGGTAG
- a CDS encoding TIGR00304 family membrane protein translates to MDLNILFDIGFLLIFIGIIILFVGMIREANKSSDRDQKTQVGGVIFIGPIPIVFGSSKGIAKWMLIVAIILFILMIIFYIL, encoded by the coding sequence ATGGATCTTAATATCTTATTTGATATAGGCTTTCTCCTCATATTTATAGGAATAATTATTCTTTTCGTAGGTATGATACGTGAAGCTAATAAGTCTTCTGATAGGGATCAAAAAACACAAGTTGGTGGTGTAATTTTTATAGGTCCAATACCAATAGTGTTTGGTTCATCGAAAGGTATAGCTAAGTGGATGTTAATAGTGGCTATAATTCTATTCATCTTAATGATAATATTTTATATCTTATAG
- a CDS encoding DNA double-strand break repair nuclease NurA: MAKRLELQVLLKDIISNYIVNYLTSYSSITAGVDNLVGEEDSSGILISPLNEFIRVVSAKSGQSLIYSLDGSSRSFISSKGIISVASVVVSSNISPIFGVYPPISGYPELDLRKPFLALASSAHQSPLLPFFYTSEYVTTLSLDGSFFTSVNSPEEIETEIRTILETEALKKIPNEGSILLDGPLIPPLIFLRNKVRDDVLNLRLEAIRGRNVIGIVKRLDKSRLLISSLYKLSSKFVEKFRIDPRRYFSDESFILDLIKANLSPPYSPISLGPILRNIGSTPVYVNYLIYPLHPYVYKFAVLRVESLNNDSRVIDQLSSLKFTKDGIPFVLAIADRTAKEITNAILKIVMTSLETMGLQASFYSKIEQVRI; the protein is encoded by the coding sequence ATGGCTAAAAGGTTAGAGCTTCAAGTATTACTAAAGGATATAATCTCAAATTATATTGTGAACTATTTAACCTCTTACAGCAGTATAACTGCTGGGGTAGATAATCTAGTTGGAGAGGAAGATAGTAGTGGTATTTTGATTTCTCCTTTAAATGAGTTTATTAGGGTTGTCAGTGCTAAATCTGGTCAATCTTTAATTTATTCGTTAGATGGAAGTAGTAGAAGTTTTATCTCATCTAAAGGTATTATTAGCGTTGCATCTGTTGTAGTTTCATCAAATATTTCTCCTATTTTTGGAGTATATCCTCCCATTTCTGGTTATCCAGAATTGGATTTGAGAAAGCCCTTTTTGGCGTTAGCCTCTTCAGCGCATCAAAGTCCCTTATTACCCTTCTTTTACACTTCCGAATACGTTACAACCTTATCTTTAGACGGTTCCTTCTTTACTTCAGTAAATTCGCCAGAAGAAATAGAGACTGAAATAAGGACTATTCTTGAAACTGAGGCTCTTAAAAAAATACCAAATGAGGGTTCTATTTTGCTAGATGGTCCCTTAATACCCCCGTTGATTTTCTTGAGAAATAAGGTTAGAGATGATGTATTGAATTTACGTTTAGAAGCTATAAGGGGAAGGAATGTGATAGGTATTGTTAAAAGGTTAGATAAAAGCCGATTGTTAATTTCTAGTCTCTACAAATTATCCTCTAAATTTGTGGAAAAATTTAGAATTGATCCAAGGAGATATTTCAGTGATGAATCGTTTATACTTGATTTAATCAAAGCTAATTTATCACCTCCTTATTCTCCAATATCTTTAGGTCCAATACTAAGAAATATAGGTAGCACACCAGTCTACGTTAATTATCTGATTTATCCTCTTCATCCTTACGTTTATAAATTTGCTGTATTGAGGGTAGAGAGTCTAAATAATGATTCTAGAGTTATAGATCAATTATCTTCATTAAAGTTTACTAAAGACGGTATCCCATTTGTTCTCGCAATCGCCGATAGAACTGCAAAGGAGATAACAAACGCCATATTAAAGATTGTTATGACCTCATTAGAGACAATGGGATTACAGGCTAGTTTTTACAGCAAGATTGAGCAGGTGAGAATTTGA
- the cdr gene encoding CoA-disulfide reductase, whose translation MEKLIIIGGGAAGMTAASWARRLKLNMDITVFESTKMVSHAPCGIPYFTEGLFDDENLFMTYTPEYFIEKRKINVRINSKVEEVDLRSRTVTVRENQEIKKYEFDYLLISTGAKPRKINAEGERIFYVHHPAEASYIRQKLWNVNKIAIIGGGILGIEMAEALRARGKKLVLIHRGKYLLNKMLDEDMGRIISDKVGSEIELKLNETLMNVTEGGRVIVTDKGKYEVDATVVAIGVEPNIDLVKDQLKIGETGAIWTDNHMRTSIENVYAAGDSAESINIITKKPDWVPFAPVANKMGFVAGNNIGGKDITFPGVIGTMITKFEEYIIAKTGITENEAKLHNIKTVSATVHHKTRARYYPGSKDIIVKLIAEANTMRIIGAQIIGEEEVLGRLNMMAAIIQKGFTAEELFFVETGYVPPVNRVWDAVTLAARKLYTGISGE comes from the coding sequence ATGGAGAAGCTCATTATTATAGGTGGTGGAGCTGCCGGGATGACTGCTGCCTCATGGGCTAGAAGGCTTAAGCTTAATATGGATATAACAGTCTTTGAATCCACTAAGATGGTCAGCCATGCGCCTTGTGGTATTCCCTATTTTACTGAAGGTCTTTTCGACGACGAAAACTTATTCATGACATATACTCCAGAATATTTTATTGAAAAGAGGAAGATAAACGTCAGAATAAATTCCAAGGTGGAGGAGGTAGATTTAAGATCTAGGACTGTCACAGTAAGAGAGAATCAAGAGATTAAGAAATACGAATTTGATTATCTATTAATTTCAACAGGAGCTAAACCTAGAAAGATAAATGCAGAGGGAGAAAGAATTTTTTACGTTCATCATCCTGCAGAAGCTTCTTACATAAGGCAAAAATTATGGAATGTTAATAAAATTGCGATAATTGGTGGGGGAATATTAGGGATAGAGATGGCGGAAGCATTAAGAGCTAGAGGAAAGAAACTTGTTTTGATTCATAGAGGGAAATATTTGCTCAATAAAATGCTAGATGAAGATATGGGTAGGATAATATCAGATAAGGTTGGAAGTGAAATAGAGCTAAAGTTAAATGAGACTCTGATGAACGTTACAGAAGGAGGAAGGGTCATAGTAACAGATAAAGGAAAATATGAGGTAGATGCTACTGTAGTTGCTATTGGAGTTGAGCCAAATATTGACCTAGTTAAAGATCAGTTAAAAATAGGGGAAACGGGCGCTATATGGACTGATAATCATATGAGAACGAGCATCGAAAATGTTTATGCAGCTGGAGACTCGGCAGAATCAATAAATATTATTACAAAAAAACCTGATTGGGTTCCCTTTGCTCCAGTAGCTAATAAAATGGGTTTCGTAGCTGGAAATAACATTGGTGGTAAAGATATAACGTTCCCTGGAGTAATAGGGACGATGATCACTAAATTTGAGGAATATATTATAGCCAAGACTGGTATTACCGAGAATGAAGCCAAACTGCATAACATTAAAACAGTTTCAGCTACAGTTCATCATAAGACTAGGGCTAGATACTATCCTGGATCAAAAGATATCATAGTGAAGTTAATCGCTGAGGCTAATACTATGCGAATAATAGGTGCACAAATTATAGGAGAAGAGGAGGTTCTAGGAAGATTAAATATGATGGCAGCAATTATTCAAAAAGGGTTTACTGCAGAGGAGTTATTTTTCGTGGAAACTGGGTATGTTCCGCCTGTAAATAGGGTATGGGATGCGGTTACTTTAGCAGCGAGAAAACTATATACTGGCATTAGCGGGGAATAG
- a CDS encoding bifunctional phosphoglucose/phosphomannose isomerase gives MDEIYLNWDKMFDEAFEISTHEIKNDNIVFSGIGGSGIVGEIANILGVELSFRRKFTGKETLIAVSYSGTTTETIIDVENAVKAGSEVIIITSGGILEKFAKEKNLKLVKVPSGFQTRYAFPYLFTPLIKMTTKRRGIKINEMELKLGVMEAKEKIKADAIRLAELLINRIPVIYSSKYLAIAKRFKQEINENAKHPAFYGEIPEINHNEIESYVHGPSLVSVIIESSEIDKITEDVLNPIVIKPYFSNDLKNISSLLALAGVTSLEIAKKLNEKPDKLYNIPKARQLTSKLFKMN, from the coding sequence GTGGATGAAATTTACCTCAACTGGGATAAAATGTTTGATGAGGCATTTGAAATTTCCACTCATGAAATTAAGAACGATAACATAGTATTCTCCGGAATTGGCGGGAGCGGAATTGTTGGAGAAATAGCAAACATCTTAGGAGTCGAACTTTCATTTAGGAGAAAGTTCACGGGGAAAGAGACATTAATAGCCGTAAGTTATTCTGGGACTACTACAGAGACAATAATTGATGTGGAAAATGCGGTAAAAGCTGGATCTGAAGTTATAATAATAACGTCTGGCGGAATACTTGAGAAGTTTGCTAAGGAGAAGAATTTGAAACTTGTTAAGGTACCCTCGGGTTTTCAGACAAGATATGCTTTTCCATATCTTTTCACACCCCTAATAAAGATGACTACTAAAAGAAGAGGTATCAAAATAAATGAGATGGAATTGAAACTTGGGGTAATGGAAGCTAAAGAAAAAATAAAGGCTGATGCCATAAGATTAGCTGAGTTACTAATAAATAGAATTCCTGTAATTTACTCGTCAAAATACTTGGCGATAGCAAAAAGATTCAAACAAGAAATAAATGAGAACGCTAAGCATCCTGCATTTTATGGCGAAATACCAGAGATAAACCATAATGAGATAGAAAGCTATGTTCATGGACCTTCCCTAGTATCAGTCATTATTGAAAGCTCAGAAATAGACAAGATTACTGAAGATGTATTAAACCCAATAGTCATAAAGCCATATTTTAGTAATGATTTAAAGAATATTTCTAGTTTGCTTGCATTAGCGGGAGTTACGTCACTTGAAATAGCTAAAAAGCTTAATGAAAAACCAGATAAACTCTATAACATACCAAAAGCTAGGCAATTAACTTCAAAACTATTTAAAATGAACTAG
- a CDS encoding ATP-dependent nuclease: MRITEFYVSNFRSLSEVNLKDLGGFNIVVGYNGYGKTNLLSSIYLFIKNLSAGIEKRSVEDRNQEFILLWQGYDVSKPIMIGGKVEFSPEESNKIVGKNQKITLEIINKMRYNNKFVEWNLDTLYINGSPPGEDDLKVARKLAEYASQAIEYVPIFDQTYFDETLKRMTDMNKSPINLRKYWYDFVNLVATTIPEVKGMEFWDGRRLVLNVYNLPIYIDLAASGFQRVILMLFIIWLSGNKILLIEEPEVNMHPTLQAKIMKLIKNWTDNNILQSFLTTHSPYIVEMSADTYIVMRRINGNSTAITVKPTTDLRGTISLLNASLSSILFSRIIILTSELAEPSVIVNWLKRLNINVEDNGISVYKVSSDLELQHWLKLKNMLNLDVIFLGLCDKLDMTLKDYCVPLSREVENFYSKQVLLEVLRRLGIYPDEKEIRDLGKEENLRWIVNVLRKRGIEYEKLRMSIGELITNADTIEIPKEIEILANKIKSLQATL, encoded by the coding sequence GTGAGGATTACTGAATTTTACGTGTCGAATTTTAGAAGTCTCAGTGAGGTGAATTTAAAGGATCTGGGTGGGTTTAACATAGTCGTTGGATATAACGGATATGGAAAGACTAATCTTCTTTCATCTATCTACTTGTTTATCAAAAATTTGTCAGCTGGAATAGAAAAAAGATCTGTAGAAGATAGGAATCAAGAGTTCATATTATTATGGCAAGGTTATGATGTTTCAAAACCTATTATGATAGGAGGAAAAGTGGAATTCTCGCCTGAAGAATCAAACAAAATTGTAGGTAAAAATCAAAAGATAACATTAGAGATAATAAATAAAATGAGATATAATAATAAGTTTGTTGAATGGAATTTGGATACTCTTTATATAAATGGATCTCCTCCAGGAGAGGATGATTTAAAGGTTGCGAGGAAGCTAGCTGAATATGCTTCACAAGCTATCGAATACGTGCCTATCTTTGATCAGACTTACTTTGATGAAACATTGAAGAGGATGACTGATATGAATAAGTCACCGATTAATTTAAGAAAGTACTGGTATGACTTTGTTAATTTGGTAGCTACTACAATCCCAGAAGTTAAAGGAATGGAGTTTTGGGATGGGAGAAGATTAGTACTTAATGTGTACAATTTGCCAATATATATAGATTTGGCGGCTAGTGGTTTCCAGAGAGTCATACTTATGTTATTCATAATCTGGCTTAGTGGGAATAAGATACTATTAATTGAAGAACCAGAAGTGAATATGCACCCAACACTTCAAGCGAAAATTATGAAATTAATTAAGAACTGGACAGATAATAATATATTACAGTCTTTCCTTACTACACATTCTCCATATATTGTGGAAATGTCAGCAGATACTTATATTGTTATGAGAAGAATTAACGGAAATTCAACTGCAATAACAGTAAAACCAACAACAGATCTAAGGGGAACTATAAGTTTACTTAACGCTAGCCTAAGTAGTATTTTGTTTAGTAGGATTATAATACTGACAAGTGAATTAGCTGAACCCTCTGTAATAGTGAACTGGTTAAAGAGGCTAAATATAAATGTAGAAGATAATGGGATATCTGTCTATAAAGTATCTTCCGACTTAGAATTACAGCATTGGCTCAAATTGAAAAATATGTTAAATCTGGACGTGATATTCCTTGGACTATGTGATAAGTTAGATATGACCTTAAAGGATTATTGTGTTCCTTTAAGTCGTGAGGTGGAGAATTTCTATAGCAAACAAGTCTTATTAGAGGTATTAAGGAGACTTGGTATATATCCAGATGAAAAAGAAATAAGAGATTTAGGCAAAGAAGAGAACTTAAGATGGATTGTAAATGTTTTGAGAAAAAGAGGTATAGAGTACGAGAAGCTTAGAATGTCTATAGGGGAACTTATAACTAATGCTGACACTATTGAAATACCTAAAGAAATAGAGATATTAGCAAATAAAATTAAATCCCTCCAAGCAACACTATAA
- a CDS encoding SDR family oxidoreductase, with product MDLGIKGKKVIVTAASKGIGFAIAKRFLEEGAKIIISSHDESNLINAYNKLKELHGENVSYIKADLMNPKEVEFLIHEGYRRLGGLDVLAYVTGSPKPGNLFSLSDKDWLDAFNLLLLSAVVAVREAGNLMQNGGRIILSTSITLRQPIDNLDLSNVVRLSLAGLIKVASRELGPKGILVNGVMPGWTRTERLLQIVRERAIRESKSEDEVLKAIVADVPLGRAGEPEEIANVVIFLASNLSTYVNGTLIPVDGGSIKGVF from the coding sequence ATGGATCTGGGAATAAAGGGGAAAAAGGTAATAGTGACAGCAGCAAGTAAAGGTATAGGTTTTGCTATCGCAAAACGTTTTTTAGAAGAAGGTGCGAAAATTATTATTTCATCTCATGATGAATCAAACCTAATAAATGCCTACAATAAACTAAAGGAGCTTCATGGTGAAAATGTAAGTTATATAAAAGCGGATTTGATGAATCCGAAAGAAGTTGAGTTTCTCATTCATGAAGGTTATAGAAGGCTTGGGGGATTGGATGTTTTAGCTTATGTTACTGGAAGTCCAAAACCTGGAAATTTATTTTCTTTATCAGATAAGGATTGGTTAGATGCGTTTAACTTACTACTACTCAGTGCAGTTGTTGCAGTTAGAGAAGCTGGTAATTTAATGCAAAATGGAGGTAGGATAATTCTATCTACGTCGATCACATTAAGACAACCTATTGATAATCTCGATTTATCAAATGTAGTTAGGCTTTCATTAGCAGGCTTGATAAAGGTTGCATCAAGGGAACTAGGACCTAAGGGAATTTTAGTAAATGGAGTAATGCCCGGTTGGACAAGGACGGAAAGATTGCTTCAAATAGTAAGAGAAAGAGCAATAAGGGAGAGTAAGAGTGAAGATGAAGTTCTTAAGGCAATTGTTGCGGATGTACCTCTAGGTAGAGCAGGGGAACCAGAAGAGATTGCTAACGTTGTAATATTTTTGGCGTCCAACCTTTCTACTTATGTTAACGGCACCTTAATACCAGTAGACGGAGGGAGCATAAAAGGAGTCTTTTAA
- the cysS gene encoding cysteine--tRNA ligase: MDFRIRIYNSLGRKLEEFNTIDPNFVKMYVCGPTVYDYVHIGHGRTFVVFDAISRYLRLKGYTVIRVQNITDIDDKIIKKSQETGKDWNEIVNYYTKDYLDMLSQLKVKIDIHPRVTQHIKEIIDFVQKLIDKGHAYVAPSGSVYFDVDTYPNYGELSNTKKEEWNQGEEFVKEKKHSYDFALWKAWKPGEPYWESPWGKGRPGWHIECSTMSTRYLGERFDIHGGGADLIFPHHENERAQTETLTGGKWVSYWVHSAFVTIRKEKMSKSLGNIIPLNEAIKKWGPSVLRYWYLTSHYRSPIDFSEEALEQAKSALQRIKDSMAVIRGIISEGPKFYAKDDDIKTYREILNNLDSFHMAMSNDFDTSTALSYVHEIVRLVFSTLQYSRDFLGAMLAFEALKQFNEVFGVMDEEFYPTYEKMYKIIDAVVDIRNQLRQMKLYEISDKIREELLKAGVRILDSKDKSTWRFE; this comes from the coding sequence ATGGATTTTAGAATTAGAATATATAATTCACTCGGTAGAAAGTTAGAGGAATTTAATACAATAGATCCAAATTTTGTGAAAATGTATGTGTGTGGTCCCACAGTCTATGATTACGTTCATATAGGTCATGGAAGAACTTTCGTTGTATTTGATGCAATTTCGAGATATCTAAGGTTAAAAGGTTATACAGTCATAAGGGTTCAAAATATTACAGATATTGATGATAAAATAATTAAAAAATCCCAAGAGACTGGAAAAGATTGGAATGAGATTGTTAATTACTACACAAAAGATTACTTAGACATGTTATCTCAGCTTAAGGTAAAAATAGATATACACCCTCGCGTAACTCAGCACATAAAAGAAATCATCGATTTCGTACAGAAACTCATAGATAAGGGACATGCATATGTAGCACCTAGTGGTAGTGTGTACTTTGACGTTGATACTTATCCTAATTATGGGGAACTTTCCAACACTAAAAAAGAAGAATGGAATCAAGGAGAAGAATTCGTTAAGGAGAAAAAACATTCTTATGATTTCGCATTATGGAAAGCATGGAAACCTGGTGAACCTTATTGGGAATCACCTTGGGGTAAAGGAAGACCTGGATGGCACATTGAGTGTTCAACTATGTCAACAAGATATCTAGGGGAGAGATTTGACATTCATGGAGGAGGAGCTGATTTAATATTTCCACATCACGAAAACGAAAGAGCACAAACTGAGACATTAACTGGTGGAAAATGGGTCTCATATTGGGTTCACAGTGCCTTTGTAACTATAAGAAAAGAAAAAATGAGCAAATCTTTAGGAAACATAATACCGCTAAATGAGGCTATAAAGAAATGGGGACCATCGGTTTTAAGATATTGGTACTTAACTTCTCATTACAGGTCACCGATAGACTTTTCTGAAGAAGCCTTAGAGCAAGCAAAATCCGCATTGCAGAGAATAAAAGATTCAATGGCAGTAATTAGAGGCATAATATCTGAGGGGCCTAAATTCTATGCAAAGGACGACGATATCAAAACATACAGAGAGATACTTAATAATTTAGATAGCTTTCATATGGCGATGAGTAACGACTTTGACACTTCTACTGCCTTATCGTATGTACACGAGATAGTAAGATTAGTATTCTCCACTTTACAGTATAGTAGAGATTTCCTAGGTGCTATGTTAGCTTTTGAAGCACTTAAACAATTCAATGAAGTGTTTGGAGTAATGGATGAGGAGTTCTATCCTACCTACGAGAAGATGTATAAAATAATAGACGCAGTTGTAGATATAAGAAATCAATTGAGACAAATGAAATTATACGAAATCTCTGACAAGATAAGAGAGGAATTATTAAAAGCTGGAGTGAGGATACTCGATAGCAAGGATAAATCTACCTGGAGATTTGAATGA